One window from the genome of Alosa alosa isolate M-15738 ecotype Scorff River chromosome 15, AALO_Geno_1.1, whole genome shotgun sequence encodes:
- the LOC125308315 gene encoding uncharacterized protein LOC125308315, whose translation MATTPICAQLLGLSAAILSLLRPYGCEVVTRYAEVGGRVSLDCEIDHHFRYLYWQKKTELSAMFVNGLTNANELTILPEYINRSRVYEKNGTLELWDLKLSDTMHYTCDKVPEGGMASTLCTYHLIVTAEYTQPVLTTHSSDDGHLNVTCSSWGGSPRDDPQWRVFGEPNSTGLWKPMSAALQDPTDLYWNVTSTLTLICTQKLRISCAIGNVTSEELEICTQLFPFPLNVIVAIGVVAVLALGMLLCGIAQLLKRFCRDSNGQRARVEEMPLRTTPDPASSEETSFSSHVEGPREPV comes from the exons ATGGCGACAACTCCG ataTGTGCGCAGCTGCTTGGCCT GTCTGCTGCCATATTGTCACTGCTGAGGCCTTATGGATGTGAAG TTGTAACCCGGTATGCAGAGGTTGGGGGCAGAGTGTCGCTGGATTGTGAAATCGACCATCATTTTAGGTACTTGTACTGGCAGAAGAAAACAGAACTTTCAGCGATGTTCGTCAATGGCCTAACCAATGCAAACGAGTTGACCATCCTTCCTGAGTACATCAACCGCTCCAGGGTGTATGAAAAAAATGGAACTCTGGAGCTTTGGGATTTGAAGCTGTCAGATACTATGCATTACACATGTGACAAAGTCCCCGAAGGTGGCATGGCTTCCACGTTATGCACCTACCACCTAATTGTAACAG CCGAATACACACAGCCTGTCTTGACGACACACTCCAGTGACGATGGCCACCTCAATGTGACCTGTTCCTCCTGGGGAGGGTCTCCCCGCGATGACCCTCAGTGGCGGGTGTTCGGTGAGCCCAACTCCACTGGCCTATGGAAGCCGATGTCGGCCGCACTCCAGGATCCGACGGACCTCTATTGGAACGTGACCAGTACCCTCACCCTGATCTGCACCCAGAAACTCCGCATCTCTTGTGCCATTGGGAACGTCACATCAGAGGAGCTTGAGATCT GCACACAATTATTTCCCTTCCCTCTGAATGTGATCGTTGCGATTGGGGTTGTGGCTGTCTTGGCGCTGGGCATGCTTCTGTGCGGTATTGCGCAGCTCCTGAAGAGGTTTTGCCGGGACTCCAATG GGCAACGTGCACGTGTAGAAGAAATGCCTTTGCG GACCACACCTGACCCTGCCAGTTCAGAAGAGACGAGCTTCAGTTCACATGTGGAAGGTCCGCGCGAGCCAGTTTGA